The proteins below are encoded in one region of Bdellovibrio bacteriovorus:
- a CDS encoding ArsR/SmtB family transcription factor: MQDQLSQTFSALADPTRRAMLARLSKGEANVSDLAEPFLKEMSLPAITKHLKVLEKAGLITKSKEAQYRPCKLNGEALKTASDWMEQYRVFWEESFDRLDEYLKSVTAKKKSKGKKNGRKK; the protein is encoded by the coding sequence ATGCAGGATCAACTCAGCCAAACATTCTCTGCCCTTGCGGATCCCACACGAAGAGCGATGCTCGCTCGTCTATCAAAAGGCGAAGCGAACGTGTCGGATCTCGCAGAACCTTTTTTAAAAGAGATGAGTCTGCCTGCGATCACGAAGCACTTAAAGGTTTTAGAAAAAGCAGGTCTGATCACAAAATCCAAAGAGGCTCAGTACCGCCCTTGCAAATTGAATGGCGAAGCCTTGAAGACCGCCTCCGACTGGATGGAACAATATCGGGTGTTCTGGGAAGAAAGTTTTGATCGCTTAGATGAATACTTAAAATCGGTAACGGCTAAAAAGAAATCGAAAGGAAAGAAAAATGGGCGCAAAAAATAA
- a CDS encoding LysR family transcriptional regulator: MKPNLDTNLFFIAESLYRTLNVSQTAKELHMSQSAVSHALARLRAHFDDALFVRVSKGMAATDTAKKLRPSVEEFVKQARDLSQKLERFDPVKAKGRITIATTDLVEVMIMPALLKRLKKEAPLLQISIRPTGGELPVKDLERGTYDFAIAGFYKDLPEGFYQKKLWEGGFSTAFRKGHGFIRGELSPSQFYQCDHALITLQGDFKDGLKRKVGTKIQERHIVLGSYSFTGLAWTLANTDIVLTGPTALLEKYKEYFPIHIQKPPVEMPKITLQMIWHGITHKDPLKQWFRDVLTSEFQKLK, encoded by the coding sequence ATGAAACCAAACCTAGACACCAATTTGTTCTTTATTGCCGAAAGCCTTTACCGAACGCTCAATGTTTCACAAACAGCTAAAGAACTTCATATGAGTCAGTCTGCCGTCAGTCACGCGCTTGCAAGACTTCGCGCCCATTTTGATGACGCTTTGTTCGTCAGAGTCTCTAAAGGCATGGCAGCAACCGACACAGCAAAAAAACTAAGGCCGTCCGTTGAGGAATTCGTAAAACAAGCTCGGGATCTTTCGCAAAAATTAGAACGCTTTGATCCTGTCAAAGCGAAAGGACGCATCACCATCGCCACAACGGACCTCGTAGAGGTGATGATCATGCCTGCTTTGTTGAAACGCTTGAAAAAAGAAGCTCCCCTGCTGCAAATCTCCATCAGGCCCACCGGCGGAGAACTCCCCGTCAAAGATTTGGAAAGAGGGACTTACGACTTTGCCATTGCTGGATTTTACAAAGATCTACCCGAAGGATTTTATCAGAAAAAACTTTGGGAAGGCGGATTTTCAACAGCCTTCAGAAAAGGCCACGGATTTATTCGCGGAGAGCTTTCGCCGTCTCAGTTTTATCAATGCGATCATGCTTTGATCACTCTTCAGGGAGATTTTAAAGACGGATTGAAAAGAAAAGTCGGCACTAAAATTCAAGAACGACACATAGTCCTGGGTTCGTACAGTTTTACCGGACTCGCATGGACGCTAGCAAACACAGACATAGTGCTCACAGGTCCGACGGCGCTACTAGAAAAGTACAAAGAATACTTTCCGATCCACATTCAAAAACCACCTGTGGAGATGCCTAAAATCACGCTTCAAATGATCTGGCATGGTATCACGCACAAGGATCCTCTGAAGCAATGGTTTAGAGACGTACTGACAAGTGAGTTTCAAAAGCTTAAATAA
- a CDS encoding Calx-beta domain-containing protein, which yields MNASLTPLFSENEILRKITVESGTAVVLEEGIGHQITLSIETPNVSGMTLKAEDLGWTLNDVDGDFEASNGTLIVHPGVSSISFIIKPTRDTKIESDETFQLRFTGERFSDLDANFISFVVKDKTTRAKVTATAATLDFGAQLKDSVIERSVTLQNSEDAPAENLNLSSLSAPFAFKGGSFPGTGGTCTGTLNGHSSCTLVITYSPTEVNTHAQTLSWNYTNPDIADSGSLNMSGIGVEVAAVLGGRPANPSNVDDLDITVSGTNITHYRYKLGVQGSTDCAVSSGYSSEIAVGTKITDSLLSLANQNLKICVIGKDTNNFWQPYSASTNYTWNYDTLKPSVVISQKAGQADPTNTLPVRFTLVFSEALAESSLTDSDVSFSGSALVNTYTLTKIDSTHYELTVSGVDNNGVIQPVINADKFSDLAGNLNTASTSSDSQVTYDTSAPSLPTSLSWLQTSPTKASPVSATWVLSDATDIAEQKIQFYKDSSCLTLEGAAISLAASAVNRSFTGADGDTYSYNITVIDTSGNVSVSACSTALTMDRTAPTVASFNPATSVRSSLPASVTVHFSEAMLQTSIETTSNWSITCSAGANVSIAGASLSSATSAVVNLTVTTAPANGEVCTLTAKTSLTDLAANPLPTAATVQYTLDLPGSVLSVTSSLANGSYKAGQVIPISVQFSENVTVTGGTPELLVETGSTDQAATYLSGSGTNTLIFQYTVQAGDNSSDLDYESINALSLAGAAIKDSFGNDMILSLPAPGLTGSLGANKALVIDTQAPAAFAISGVTGGTDTTEDEWLTNGSTATAHWEASAGSADYVVEIRNSDASATVCAAQTVTGTSSTFTGCTLNNGTQYTVRVSSRDAVGNTTTATNNDFIFNVNTSAVIATITGQPTGKTNQTALNIDVAGADVQTYRYKVGAAASTNCAVATGYSADIPVATNITDSVSGLGNTDIKVCVLGKNSASVEQALTSATSVTWTQDLTSPTLTINQKSGQADPTNTLPVEFTIVASEAITNFVVADINQSGTATGITWSLTTSDNITWSLKATAITGAGTLIPSITANKLTDVAGNNNTASTSTDNQITYETTKPSLTINQKAGQDDPTNTLPVEFTIVFTEAINPSTFAIADITQGGTASGITWSLATSDNITWTLQATAVTTAGTLIPSITAGKVSDSAGNTNNASTFTDATVTYDITAPVSASSLTWQQTTPTNTTAIVAQWTKSTSTDLASQKVRLYTGATCNTYTGTENTEASTATTSSFTGANGTTYSYQVISLDSAGNSITSACSSALVIDTAVPTITNVTSNKANGAYTVGDVIDVRVTFSENVNVTGTPLLALNTTPARSASYASGTGTNTLIFNYTVQATDTAADLNYTATNSLTISSATIRDAASNNATLTLPAIAAAGSLGTNKNIVIDTTAPSITSFTVTNASPTNSTSFAITSSVSGSPASYCIMENNTAVASCTWTAGATLPATFTVSTVNESKTLYAWVKDAAGNVSAMASSASIVFDNTPPTATLSGQPTGSSAKYALNIDVNGSGVVGYKYKIGPAASTDCTVATGYSASEIVHTTNITDNISAYANGSVKLCVVGKDAAGNWQTYAAATTATWTKNSPAIQFTTTTSTVSEYNDPTHTVAVSIPAAVDIAVSVTYTYSNGAAPTATMGNDYTATNGTATIAAGSTSVNISIPILDNSTEENAETFRITLSSPAGGSLGANTVHTVTITDDEEPPLVTIQDVYVTEGATTSLIATLSHPTDKGAVAINWTRDTCTGVDCATAGTDYTMATTSGTASIPSGSTTITFGSLTSLDNAVDELFKRVPIKITGITGGTSYISNADIIINDNDSPAGKDAVEVHAADNHTCARTSSGKVYCWGINNSGQLGRGNYIASSTPVEFTLPAPAVKISTRSSITCAITNAGALYCAGVGAHNNYPGAGLLGNGSLTTRSTATLVTGMSSGVTSVSVGYMNSCAVKDGGVYCWGAKDFGILGDPSTASSSAVPVSIAGLTSGVGKVMMGWTHACALKTGTLYCWGVNTNGELGLGHFNPSWSISAVPGIGTVTDFWTGYYGTCAKNSSNQVYCWGNNGDYQIVTGLSADVPTPTLMSEYVNLTDMTIGVQTCVVMGGQAHCRGRNYFGEGGINQPTGTSIIPLSPVVGGSANVTAIAGGPGAHTCFIRSGQIYCTGFSGFGQLGDQQVLQSNGFYLSPDFVGASAISIFDEHACGVYGGGVKCMGDNIHNKAGNILADRMYLVPTSIKTLESNIGKMMTAPSGGCAIQLGALKCWGRSYIRASTSTSGNPNTPAGLTSGVTDFAISMGNDFACAIKGGKLFCWGNLATSEIFDMAMGLYTNPVEITSAGSDNSKIVFGRFHACLIKTDKSVWCSGYNAQGQLGLGDTTLRPGLVQVPAFSNADELAMSSYGTCARFGTSTVRCFGQQSGNGSTGNAVAAPVEHTFTNINKLVSGYTNHCVIASGAVSCWGYNRFDQHGNNDYLTNEYHLSPTLLTTLNAYGTVTDFDIRNGYGSCGKVGTNWYCSGADTQGQLGTNKKPFRLGSVSVGPFPN from the coding sequence ATGAACGCCTCGCTGACTCCATTATTTAGCGAAAATGAAATCTTAAGAAAGATCACAGTTGAGTCCGGTACGGCTGTCGTCCTTGAAGAAGGCATTGGTCATCAAATCACATTAAGCATCGAAACTCCCAATGTCTCGGGCATGACTTTGAAGGCCGAAGATCTAGGTTGGACGTTGAACGATGTCGATGGGGACTTTGAGGCTTCCAATGGAACTTTGATTGTTCACCCCGGCGTTAGTTCCATTAGTTTTATCATCAAACCCACTCGTGACACGAAAATTGAAAGTGATGAGACGTTTCAACTTCGTTTCACCGGAGAGCGCTTTTCTGACCTCGACGCGAATTTCATTTCCTTCGTCGTAAAGGACAAAACAACACGCGCGAAAGTGACGGCGACGGCTGCGACTTTGGATTTCGGGGCTCAGCTTAAAGACTCCGTGATTGAAAGATCGGTGACTTTGCAAAATAGCGAAGATGCGCCGGCAGAAAATTTAAACTTAAGCTCTTTGTCCGCGCCATTTGCTTTTAAAGGGGGTTCATTTCCGGGGACTGGGGGAACTTGTACAGGAACTCTTAACGGCCACTCTTCCTGTACACTGGTCATTACGTATTCTCCGACGGAAGTGAACACTCATGCACAAACACTCTCTTGGAATTACACCAATCCCGATATCGCCGATAGCGGTTCTTTGAATATGTCAGGCATCGGGGTAGAAGTCGCAGCCGTATTGGGGGGGCGTCCTGCCAATCCGAGCAATGTTGACGATCTTGATATCACTGTTTCAGGGACAAACATCACTCACTATCGCTATAAACTCGGTGTCCAAGGCAGCACAGACTGTGCTGTTTCTTCGGGATACTCGAGTGAAATTGCGGTAGGAACGAAGATCACGGATTCTCTTCTTTCGCTGGCGAATCAAAATTTAAAGATCTGCGTGATTGGAAAAGACACTAACAACTTCTGGCAACCCTACTCGGCTTCGACAAACTACACTTGGAACTATGACACATTAAAACCTTCTGTCGTCATCAGCCAAAAGGCCGGCCAAGCAGATCCTACGAACACCTTGCCAGTGCGATTTACTTTGGTATTTAGTGAAGCCCTTGCCGAAAGTTCTTTGACTGATTCGGATGTCAGTTTTTCGGGTTCCGCTTTGGTGAACACGTACACACTGACGAAGATTGATTCCACTCATTATGAACTGACGGTTTCAGGTGTTGATAATAATGGTGTGATTCAACCGGTAATTAACGCAGATAAATTTTCAGACCTAGCCGGAAACTTAAATACAGCATCAACCAGCTCCGATAGCCAGGTGACTTACGATACCAGCGCTCCTTCTTTACCGACAAGTTTGTCTTGGTTGCAAACCTCACCAACTAAAGCCTCTCCCGTATCGGCAACATGGGTGCTTTCTGATGCAACAGATATCGCTGAACAAAAGATCCAGTTTTATAAGGACTCTTCATGCTTAACTTTAGAAGGCGCGGCAATTTCTTTAGCCGCGTCCGCTGTCAATCGCTCCTTTACGGGAGCTGACGGAGACACTTACTCGTATAATATCACTGTCATCGATACTTCCGGAAATGTGTCGGTCTCTGCTTGCTCTACGGCACTGACCATGGACCGTACTGCTCCGACTGTGGCTTCGTTCAATCCCGCAACTAGTGTTCGCTCAAGTCTTCCCGCCTCCGTCACGGTTCATTTCAGTGAAGCGATGTTACAAACTTCAATTGAGACTACTTCAAACTGGAGTATCACATGCTCGGCGGGTGCCAACGTTTCTATCGCTGGTGCTTCACTTTCGAGTGCGACTTCGGCCGTTGTGAATTTGACGGTGACGACCGCTCCGGCCAACGGCGAAGTTTGTACACTGACCGCAAAAACTTCTTTAACGGATTTAGCTGCTAATCCTTTACCGACGGCCGCCACTGTTCAATATACTTTGGATCTTCCCGGTTCGGTTCTATCCGTCACTTCGTCCCTGGCAAATGGATCTTATAAAGCAGGTCAAGTGATTCCAATTTCAGTGCAGTTTTCTGAAAACGTCACTGTGACTGGCGGAACACCTGAGCTTTTAGTAGAGACGGGCTCGACGGATCAAGCAGCAACCTATCTGAGCGGTTCTGGAACCAACACCCTGATTTTCCAATACACCGTTCAAGCCGGAGACAACTCCAGCGATCTTGATTATGAATCTATCAATGCTTTGTCTTTAGCGGGAGCCGCCATCAAGGACAGCTTCGGAAACGACATGATCTTGAGCTTGCCTGCACCTGGTTTAACAGGTTCATTAGGCGCCAATAAGGCACTTGTGATTGATACGCAGGCACCAGCGGCTTTCGCTATCAGCGGTGTTACTGGCGGCACAGACACGACTGAAGATGAATGGCTGACAAATGGTTCCACGGCAACAGCTCATTGGGAAGCGTCTGCAGGAAGTGCTGACTATGTCGTTGAAATTAGAAACAGTGATGCCTCAGCAACAGTTTGTGCGGCACAAACTGTGACGGGAACCTCTTCGACATTTACAGGTTGCACTTTAAACAACGGCACTCAGTACACAGTTCGAGTTTCTTCGCGTGATGCAGTCGGAAATACCACAACGGCGACGAACAACGATTTTATTTTCAACGTCAACACGTCGGCCGTAATTGCCACGATCACGGGCCAGCCTACTGGCAAAACAAATCAGACGGCCTTGAACATTGATGTTGCAGGCGCAGATGTTCAGACTTATCGCTACAAAGTGGGTGCCGCTGCTTCTACGAACTGTGCAGTCGCAACGGGGTATTCAGCTGACATTCCTGTCGCGACAAACATCACAGACTCGGTCAGTGGGCTAGGCAATACGGATATCAAGGTCTGTGTCCTTGGTAAAAACTCTGCGAGTGTTGAACAAGCTCTGACCTCTGCAACGAGTGTCACTTGGACTCAGGATTTGACATCCCCTACTCTGACCATCAATCAAAAATCAGGGCAAGCAGATCCAACGAATACTTTGCCTGTTGAATTCACTATTGTTGCAAGCGAAGCCATCACTAATTTTGTCGTTGCGGATATCAATCAGTCCGGCACAGCAACGGGAATTACCTGGAGTTTAACAACTTCAGACAACATCACGTGGTCTTTAAAAGCGACCGCAATCACCGGCGCGGGAACTTTAATTCCTTCTATCACGGCCAATAAGCTGACCGACGTTGCCGGCAATAACAACACGGCAAGCACGAGCACGGACAATCAAATCACCTATGAGACAACGAAGCCTTCATTGACTATCAATCAAAAAGCAGGACAAGACGATCCTACGAATACTTTGCCTGTCGAATTCACGATTGTATTTACAGAAGCTATCAATCCAAGCACTTTCGCTATAGCAGATATCACTCAAGGCGGAACAGCATCAGGTATTACTTGGAGTTTAGCTACGTCAGACAACATCACTTGGACTTTGCAGGCAACAGCGGTCACCACAGCTGGAACTTTGATTCCATCTATTACAGCAGGAAAAGTCAGTGATTCGGCTGGAAATACCAATAACGCCTCCACTTTTACGGATGCGACTGTTACTTACGATATCACGGCTCCAGTGAGCGCTTCTTCACTTACGTGGCAGCAGACGACTCCAACTAATACCACGGCTATCGTAGCGCAATGGACAAAGTCGACAAGTACGGATCTGGCTTCACAGAAGGTGCGTCTTTATACAGGAGCTACTTGCAATACTTATACGGGAACAGAAAATACCGAGGCAAGTACGGCCACAACTTCCAGTTTCACTGGCGCGAATGGTACGACTTACTCTTATCAAGTCATCTCATTAGACTCTGCTGGGAACTCCATCACGTCGGCTTGCTCCAGTGCCTTAGTGATAGACACAGCGGTTCCTACAATCACCAATGTCACGTCTAATAAAGCAAACGGCGCTTACACCGTTGGTGACGTTATTGATGTTCGTGTTACTTTCTCTGAAAACGTGAATGTCACTGGTACCCCACTGCTCGCGCTGAACACAACTCCCGCTCGCTCAGCCTCTTATGCGTCAGGTACGGGAACGAATACATTGATCTTTAACTACACAGTTCAAGCCACGGATACGGCCGCAGATCTGAACTATACTGCGACTAACTCTTTAACAATTAGTTCTGCGACAATTCGAGATGCAGCTTCTAACAATGCGACATTAACATTGCCAGCCATTGCGGCGGCGGGATCTTTAGGAACAAATAAAAACATCGTCATCGATACGACGGCTCCTAGTATCACTTCGTTCACGGTGACAAACGCGTCTCCGACGAACAGCACAAGCTTTGCTATCACATCTTCTGTCAGTGGTTCGCCAGCATCTTATTGTATTATGGAAAATAATACGGCGGTGGCTTCCTGCACATGGACAGCAGGAGCGACTTTACCTGCGACGTTTACGGTCAGCACCGTGAATGAATCAAAAACGCTTTATGCCTGGGTGAAAGATGCCGCCGGAAACGTCAGTGCAATGGCTAGCTCCGCTTCGATTGTTTTTGATAACACTCCTCCGACAGCGACTCTTTCGGGACAACCTACAGGATCCAGCGCAAAATATGCACTTAATATCGACGTCAATGGAAGCGGCGTTGTCGGATATAAATACAAAATAGGTCCTGCCGCCTCCACAGACTGTACGGTGGCTACGGGATATTCAGCTTCAGAGATCGTACACACGACAAATATCACAGACAATATTTCTGCCTATGCAAACGGAAGTGTAAAACTTTGTGTCGTCGGTAAAGATGCCGCGGGAAATTGGCAGACCTATGCGGCGGCAACGACAGCGACGTGGACGAAAAATTCTCCGGCAATTCAATTTACTACTACGACTTCAACTGTTTCTGAGTACAACGACCCCACTCACACAGTCGCCGTCAGTATTCCGGCCGCTGTCGATATCGCTGTGAGTGTGACTTACACTTACTCGAATGGTGCTGCTCCCACAGCGACAATGGGTAATGACTACACCGCTACGAACGGTACAGCCACCATTGCCGCAGGAAGTACTTCCGTGAATATCTCTATTCCAATTTTAGATAACAGCACCGAAGAAAATGCCGAAACTTTCAGAATCACCTTAAGCTCACCTGCCGGGGGTTCTTTAGGAGCTAACACAGTTCACACGGTCACAATCACGGACGACGAAGAACCACCTTTGGTAACTATCCAGGACGTCTACGTCACTGAAGGTGCGACAACCAGTTTGATTGCGACACTGTCACATCCAACGGATAAGGGGGCGGTTGCCATTAATTGGACTCGCGACACTTGTACGGGAGTGGACTGCGCGACGGCGGGTACTGATTATACAATGGCCACCACGTCAGGCACGGCTTCGATTCCTTCAGGCTCTACGACGATAACATTTGGAAGTCTGACCAGTTTAGACAATGCCGTGGATGAACTCTTTAAACGTGTTCCTATCAAAATCACCGGCATCACTGGTGGTACATCGTATATTTCAAATGCAGACATCATCATCAACGACAACGACTCACCTGCCGGAAAAGACGCTGTCGAAGTTCACGCTGCCGACAATCACACTTGTGCACGGACTAGCAGTGGAAAAGTCTATTGCTGGGGCATTAATAATTCAGGACAGCTGGGCCGAGGCAATTACATCGCCTCATCAACACCTGTGGAATTCACTCTCCCCGCGCCCGCAGTTAAAATATCTACTCGCTCATCCATCACCTGCGCCATCACAAATGCGGGAGCCCTCTACTGTGCAGGCGTGGGAGCTCATAACAACTACCCGGGGGCCGGCCTTTTGGGTAACGGAAGTCTTACAACTCGCTCAACCGCAACTTTAGTAACAGGAATGTCTTCTGGAGTCACATCTGTGAGTGTAGGTTATATGAACTCTTGTGCCGTCAAAGACGGAGGAGTTTATTGCTGGGGTGCTAAAGATTTTGGAATATTGGGTGATCCGTCGACGGCTTCGTCATCGGCAGTTCCGGTGAGTATTGCAGGTCTTACTTCCGGAGTTGGTAAAGTCATGATGGGTTGGACACATGCCTGCGCATTGAAAACTGGGACACTCTATTGCTGGGGAGTAAATACGAATGGGGAATTGGGCTTAGGCCACTTCAATCCTAGCTGGAGTATTTCTGCGGTTCCTGGCATTGGCACTGTGACAGACTTCTGGACGGGCTATTATGGTACTTGCGCTAAGAACTCATCCAATCAAGTTTATTGTTGGGGTAACAACGGCGACTACCAGATTGTCACTGGCTTAAGTGCTGATGTACCGACCCCTACTCTAATGAGCGAGTACGTCAATCTCACAGATATGACAATTGGCGTGCAAACTTGCGTGGTGATGGGTGGACAGGCGCACTGTCGCGGTCGCAACTACTTCGGTGAAGGCGGTATTAATCAACCCACGGGAACTTCTATCATTCCACTTTCGCCGGTCGTCGGTGGATCCGCGAATGTGACGGCTATCGCAGGCGGCCCGGGGGCCCACACTTGTTTCATACGATCTGGTCAAATCTATTGCACTGGTTTTTCAGGTTTCGGTCAGTTGGGAGATCAGCAAGTTCTGCAATCAAATGGTTTTTATCTGAGCCCTGATTTTGTAGGCGCCAGCGCCATTTCTATTTTCGACGAACATGCTTGCGGTGTTTATGGTGGCGGAGTCAAATGCATGGGCGATAACATCCATAACAAGGCCGGAAATATTTTAGCCGATCGTATGTATCTAGTTCCAACTTCTATCAAAACGCTGGAAAGTAATATTGGTAAAATGATGACAGCGCCTAGCGGTGGATGTGCGATTCAACTAGGAGCTCTGAAATGCTGGGGACGTTCGTATATTCGAGCTAGTACATCGACTTCGGGAAATCCGAACACTCCGGCAGGCCTGACATCAGGTGTGACTGACTTCGCCATTTCTATGGGCAATGATTTTGCCTGTGCGATTAAAGGTGGAAAACTTTTCTGTTGGGGTAATTTAGCAACTTCCGAGATTTTTGACATGGCTATGGGACTTTATACAAACCCAGTTGAGATCACATCAGCAGGAAGTGATAACAGTAAAATTGTTTTCGGTCGCTTTCACGCATGCCTAATCAAAACCGACAAATCCGTTTGGTGCTCAGGCTACAATGCTCAAGGTCAACTTGGATTGGGTGACACGACATTAAGACCAGGCTTGGTGCAAGTTCCTGCGTTTTCAAATGCAGATGAATTAGCGATGTCGAGTTACGGAACATGTGCACGCTTTGGAACGTCGACAGTGAGATGCTTCGGTCAGCAGTCAGGAAATGGCAGCACCGGAAATGCCGTAGCTGCGCCGGTAGAACATACATTTACAAATATCAATAAGTTGGTGAGCGGATATACAAATCATTGTGTCATCGCTAGTGGCGCCGTTTCCTGCTGGGGTTACAATCGCTTTGACCAGCACGGAAATAATGATTACTTGACCAATGAATATCACTTATCCCCGACCCTTCTGACAACGCTGAACGCTTATGGTACGGTCACAGATTTTGATATCAGAAATGGCTATGGATCTTGCGGTAAAGTAGGTACGAATTGGTACTGCTCTGGTGCAGATACTCAAGGTCAATTAGGTACGAACAAGAAGCCATTCCGCTTAGGGTCGGTTTCAGTGGGCCCTTTCCCGAATTAA
- a CDS encoding SRPBCC family protein: MGAKNKSNELKIIRIYDAPVKLVWDAWTDPKKVAKWWGPRGFTITTHSKDLKPGGHWAYTMHGPDGTNWENKTIYHEVEKHAKLVYDHGGNDDRPPLFRVTVLFSELHNGKTKMDMTMTLPTPEAAEQTRKFIKQASGNSTWDRLAEYLSDEIDHKEKFVINRTFETDINTMFEMWTNPQHFSKWLAPTGFSMEYIRSEIKPGSTTFSMMTNGDIKMYNHIKYLEIEKPHRIVYTTAFVDEKENRSHHPALPIWPQIMLTTIQLAEEGPEETRVTVTWEPQNATPEEIAIFVQHKPSMTMGWTGSFDKLEELLQK; encoded by the coding sequence ATGGGCGCAAAAAATAAATCCAACGAACTTAAAATCATCCGCATCTATGACGCTCCCGTAAAATTGGTGTGGGATGCTTGGACAGATCCCAAAAAAGTCGCGAAGTGGTGGGGCCCGCGAGGTTTCACGATCACGACACACAGTAAAGATTTGAAACCCGGCGGGCACTGGGCCTACACCATGCACGGCCCCGATGGCACAAACTGGGAAAATAAAACCATCTATCACGAAGTGGAAAAGCATGCAAAGCTGGTCTACGATCATGGCGGGAATGATGATCGCCCTCCCCTCTTTCGCGTGACCGTTCTTTTTTCAGAACTCCATAATGGCAAGACGAAAATGGATATGACGATGACACTGCCTACACCAGAAGCGGCAGAGCAAACTCGCAAGTTTATTAAACAGGCGAGCGGAAATTCCACTTGGGACCGCTTGGCAGAATATCTTTCTGACGAGATCGATCACAAAGAAAAATTCGTTATCAATCGCACGTTCGAAACCGACATCAACACCATGTTTGAGATGTGGACGAATCCTCAACACTTTTCAAAATGGTTGGCGCCGACAGGATTTTCGATGGAGTACATTCGATCAGAAATCAAGCCGGGCTCTACGACTTTTAGCATGATGACCAATGGAGATATCAAGATGTACAACCACATCAAGTATCTTGAGATCGAGAAACCTCATCGCATCGTTTACACGACAGCCTTTGTGGATGAAAAGGAAAATAGATCTCACCACCCCGCTTTGCCGATATGGCCACAAATCATGCTTACGACAATTCAGTTGGCGGAAGAGGGGCCTGAGGAAACTCGTGTGACCGTGACGTGGGAACCGCAGAACGCCACTCCGGAAGAGATAGCCATCTTTGTTCAACACAAACCAAGTATGACCATGGGCTGGACAGGATCTTTTGATAAGTTAGAGGAACTTTTACAGAAATAG
- a CDS encoding type 1 glutamine amidotransferase domain-containing protein, with protein sequence MKKALIVITNHDQKGDTKQQTGWFLSEVTHIYYPLVAAGYKVDFASPRGGIAPMDESSRDLKDADNKRFVENKKLMAQTQNTLALANVIPKDYQIVHFAGGHGAMWDFPGNEAVNKVAAGVYDNGGIVAAVCHGPAALVDVKLANGKYLVEGKDVSAFTDAEEAEVGLAKTVPFLLESKLRSRGAKMHPAKNWSDQSSVSERLVTGQNPQSGHSVAKKIVELAKTLR encoded by the coding sequence ATGAAAAAGGCTCTTATCGTTATTACGAACCATGATCAAAAAGGTGACACGAAACAACAAACCGGATGGTTTCTATCGGAGGTAACACATATTTATTATCCCTTGGTGGCAGCGGGCTATAAAGTCGATTTCGCAAGTCCTCGAGGTGGTATCGCACCTATGGATGAATCAAGCCGTGACCTCAAAGATGCGGATAACAAACGTTTCGTTGAAAACAAAAAGCTGATGGCTCAAACACAGAATACACTGGCTTTAGCTAACGTAATTCCTAAGGACTATCAAATCGTTCACTTTGCCGGGGGCCATGGTGCGATGTGGGACTTCCCTGGAAACGAGGCGGTCAATAAGGTGGCAGCGGGAGTTTATGACAACGGCGGGATTGTCGCAGCGGTCTGCCATGGGCCTGCAGCCTTAGTGGATGTCAAGTTGGCGAATGGGAAGTACCTCGTGGAGGGAAAAGATGTCAGTGCCTTTACGGATGCGGAAGAAGCCGAAGTGGGGCTAGCGAAAACAGTTCCGTTTTTACTTGAGTCGAAGCTGCGCAGTCGTGGGGCGAAGATGCATCCCGCGAAGAACTGGTCGGATCAAAGCAGTGTTTCTGAAAGATTGGTAACCGGTCAGAATCCTCAGTCTGGTCACAGTGTTGCTAAGAAGATCGTCGAATTGGCAAAAACTCTGAGGTAA